Proteins from one Emcibacter sp. SYSU 3D8 genomic window:
- a CDS encoding GNAT family N-acetyltransferase, which produces MKQQKLETDRLILRRWRREDHAPFAAFCADPDVMEFIGSGATLTPEQASGLITCFEKAWDENGYGLFAAERRETNEFIGFAGLARPGFMPELLPSVEIGWRLGKAHWGKGYATEAAAEALAFGIRCAAVEDIVSICQVGNVASTRIMQKIGLEFDQRSIDPTCNRDVVVYRLPR; this is translated from the coding sequence ATGAAACAGCAAAAACTCGAAACTGACCGGCTCATTCTTCGCCGCTGGCGGCGCGAAGACCATGCGCCGTTCGCCGCCTTCTGTGCCGACCCCGACGTCATGGAATTTATCGGCAGCGGGGCAACGCTGACTCCTGAACAGGCGTCCGGCCTGATCACTTGTTTCGAGAAGGCATGGGACGAAAATGGCTATGGGCTCTTTGCCGCTGAACGCCGTGAGACAAACGAGTTCATCGGTTTTGCGGGCCTTGCTCGTCCAGGCTTCATGCCAGAGTTGCTTCCGTCCGTTGAAATCGGCTGGCGCCTGGGGAAGGCGCATTGGGGCAAGGGATACGCAACCGAGGCCGCGGCCGAAGCTCTCGCGTTCGGCATTCGCTGTGCTGCTGTTGAAGACATTGTCAGCATTTGTCAGGTCGGCAACGTTGCATCCACGCGGATCATGCAAAAGATTGGTCTCGAGTTCGATCAACGCAGCATTGATCCGACCTGCAACAGGGACGTCGTCGTCTATCGGCTGCCGAGATAG
- the ilvC gene encoding ketol-acid reductoisomerase yields the protein MRVYYDRDADVNLIKTKKVVIVGYGSQGHAHALNLRDSGVKDVAVALRPGSATAKKAENENLKVMSPSDAAKWADVIMVLTPDENQAALYADDLAANMKPGAALMFAHGLNIHFRLIEPREDIDVMMVAPKGPGHTVRSEYLRGGGVPCLVAVHQNPSGNALDIALSYASAIGGGRAGVIETNFREECETDLFGEQAVLCGGLSQLIMAGFETLTEAGYAPEMAYFECLHEVKLIVDLMYEGGIANMRYSISNTAEYGDYVSGPRVINEDTKAEMKRILKDIQDGRFVRDFVLENKAGYPMFKAMRGNQAKHQIEEVGEKLRGMMPWIAKNKLVDKARN from the coding sequence ATGCGGGTGTATTACGACCGCGACGCGGATGTAAATCTCATCAAGACCAAGAAGGTCGTCATTGTCGGTTATGGCAGCCAGGGTCATGCCCACGCGCTCAACCTGCGCGACAGCGGCGTGAAGGACGTTGCCGTGGCGCTGCGTCCCGGCTCGGCGACCGCCAAGAAGGCCGAGAACGAAAACCTGAAAGTCATGAGCCCGTCGGACGCCGCCAAATGGGCCGACGTCATCATGGTGCTGACGCCTGACGAGAACCAGGCCGCGCTCTATGCCGACGACCTGGCCGCCAACATGAAGCCGGGCGCCGCGCTGATGTTCGCGCACGGCCTCAACATCCATTTCCGGCTGATCGAGCCGCGCGAAGACATCGACGTGATGATGGTCGCGCCGAAGGGCCCGGGCCACACGGTGCGCTCCGAATATCTGCGCGGCGGCGGCGTGCCCTGCCTCGTGGCTGTCCACCAGAACCCGTCGGGCAACGCGCTCGACATCGCGCTGTCCTATGCCAGCGCCATCGGCGGCGGCCGCGCCGGCGTGATCGAGACCAATTTCCGCGAGGAATGCGAAACCGACCTGTTCGGCGAGCAGGCCGTGCTGTGCGGCGGCCTGTCGCAGCTGATCATGGCCGGCTTCGAGACGCTGACCGAGGCGGGCTATGCGCCGGAGATGGCCTATTTCGAGTGCCTGCACGAAGTGAAGCTGATCGTCGACCTGATGTATGAGGGCGGCATCGCCAACATGCGCTACTCGATCTCGAACACGGCCGAATATGGCGATTACGTCTCGGGTCCGCGGGTCATCAACGAAGACACCAAGGCCGAGATGAAGCGCATCCTGAAGGACATCCAGGACGGCAGGTTCGTGCGCGATTTCGTGCTCGAGAACAAGGCCGGCTATCCCATGTTCAAGGCCATGCGTGGCAACCAGGCCAAGCACCAGATCGAGGAAGTCGGCGAGAAGCTGCGCGGCATGATGCCCTGGATCGCCAAGAACAAGCTGGTCGACAAGGCCCGCAACTAG
- the ilvN gene encoding acetolactate synthase small subunit — MRPQQPIERHTMAVLVDNEAGVLARVIGLFSGRGYNIESLTVAEVNHSEGLSRITVVTRGTPAVIEQIKALLERLVPVHKVSDLTVEGPAVEREMALVKVAATGDPRVESLRLADAFRARVLDTTTDSFTFEITGSSEKIDAFVDLMKPLGLVDVSRTGVVAIKRGAGGM, encoded by the coding sequence ATGCGTCCCCAGCAACCAATAGAGCGGCACACCATGGCCGTGCTCGTCGACAACGAAGCCGGTGTTCTCGCCAGGGTCATCGGCCTGTTCTCGGGCCGTGGCTACAACATCGAGAGCCTGACCGTGGCCGAGGTGAACCACAGCGAGGGCCTGTCGCGCATCACCGTGGTCACGCGGGGCACGCCTGCCGTGATCGAGCAGATCAAGGCCCTGCTCGAGCGGCTGGTGCCGGTGCACAAGGTGTCGGACCTGACGGTGGAAGGCCCGGCGGTCGAGCGCGAGATGGCGCTGGTCAAGGTTGCCGCCACCGGCGATCCGCGTGTCGAGAGCCTGCGCCTGGCCGATGCATTCCGGGCGCGCGTGCTCGATACCACGACGGATTCCTTTACCTTCGAAATCACCGGCAGTTCCGAGAAGATCGACGCGTTCGTCGACCTGATGAAGCCGCTTGGCCTGGTGGACGTGTCGCGCACCGGCGTGGTCGCCATCAAGCGCGGCGCCGGCGGCATGTAA
- a CDS encoding acetolactate synthase 3 large subunit has translation MPAEAQGNMMTGAEMILRALKEQGVDTIFGYPGGAVLPIYDALFKQNHIRHILVRQEGGAVHAAEGYARSTGKPGVVLVTSGPGATNAVTGLVDALMDSIPIVCITGQVPTHLIGSDAFQEADTVGITRPATKHNYLVKNVADVGPVMHEAFYVATNGRPGPVVIDMPKDIQVETGPYTGSPNTKHRTYQPQVKGDLNIIKEAVELIASAKRPVFYTGGGIINSGPGASQLLREFVRMTGFPITSTLMGLGSYPATDRQWLGMLGMHGTYEANLAMHDCDVMINIGARFDDRITGRLNAFSPDSKKIHVDIDRSSINKNVHVDVAIVGDAGHVLEDMIKVWKAGVHRPDKGALADWWAQIDTWRAKDCLKYEPNKDVIMPQYALQRLHALTKDKKPYITTEVGQHQMWAAQFLGFDEPNHWMTSGGLGTMGYGLPAAVGVQIAHPDALVIDVAGEASTMMNIQEFSTAVQHDAPIKVFILNNEYMGMVRQWQQISFEGRYSHSYSDSLPDFVKLAEAMHGVGLRATKPEDVDGVIEEMMSIRKPVIVDCQVAKLENCFPMVPSGAAHNEILLNSRDAGIERADDLALV, from the coding sequence ATGCCGGCGGAAGCACAGGGCAACATGATGACGGGCGCCGAGATGATCTTGCGGGCGCTGAAGGAACAGGGCGTCGATACCATCTTCGGGTATCCGGGCGGCGCGGTGCTGCCGATCTACGACGCCCTGTTCAAGCAGAATCATATCCGCCACATCCTGGTGCGCCAGGAAGGCGGCGCGGTGCACGCGGCCGAAGGCTATGCCCGTTCGACAGGCAAGCCCGGCGTGGTGCTCGTCACCTCGGGGCCGGGCGCGACCAATGCCGTTACCGGCCTGGTCGACGCGCTGATGGATTCGATCCCGATCGTCTGCATCACCGGCCAGGTGCCTACCCACCTGATCGGCTCGGACGCATTCCAGGAAGCGGACACGGTTGGCATCACCCGTCCGGCGACCAAGCACAATTATCTGGTCAAGAACGTGGCGGACGTCGGCCCGGTCATGCACGAGGCCTTTTATGTCGCGACCAATGGCCGTCCCGGCCCGGTCGTCATCGACATGCCCAAGGATATCCAGGTGGAGACCGGGCCCTATACCGGCTCGCCGAACACAAAGCACCGGACCTATCAGCCGCAGGTGAAGGGCGATCTCAATATCATCAAGGAAGCGGTCGAACTGATCGCCTCGGCAAAGCGGCCGGTGTTCTATACCGGCGGCGGCATCATCAATTCGGGGCCCGGCGCCTCGCAGCTGCTGCGCGAATTCGTGCGCATGACCGGCTTTCCAATCACCAGCACGCTGATGGGCCTGGGCTCTTACCCGGCGACCGACCGGCAGTGGCTGGGCATGCTGGGCATGCACGGCACCTACGAAGCCAATCTGGCAATGCATGATTGCGACGTCATGATCAACATCGGCGCCCGCTTCGACGACCGGATTACCGGCCGGCTCAATGCGTTCTCGCCGGATTCGAAGAAAATCCACGTCGACATCGACCGGTCGAGCATCAACAAGAACGTCCATGTGGATGTCGCCATCGTCGGCGACGCGGGCCACGTCCTCGAGGACATGATCAAGGTCTGGAAGGCCGGCGTGCATCGTCCGGACAAGGGCGCGCTGGCCGACTGGTGGGCGCAGATCGACACGTGGCGCGCCAAGGATTGCCTGAAATACGAGCCGAACAAGGACGTGATCATGCCGCAATATGCGTTGCAGCGGCTGCACGCCTTGACCAAGGACAAGAAGCCCTACATCACGACCGAGGTGGGCCAGCACCAGATGTGGGCGGCCCAGTTCCTCGGATTCGACGAGCCGAATCACTGGATGACGTCCGGCGGCCTGGGCACGATGGGCTATGGCCTGCCGGCAGCCGTGGGCGTGCAGATCGCCCATCCGGACGCGCTGGTCATCGATGTGGCGGGCGAGGCTTCGACCATGATGAACATCCAGGAGTTCAGCACGGCCGTGCAGCACGACGCCCCGATCAAGGTGTTCATCCTGAACAACGAATATATGGGCATGGTGCGCCAGTGGCAGCAGATCAGTTTTGAGGGCCGCTATTCCCACTCCTATTCGGATTCGCTACCCGACTTCGTGAAGCTGGCCGAGGCCATGCACGGGGTCGGTCTGCGCGCCACCAAGCCGGAAGACGTGGACGGCGTCATCGAGGAGATGATGTCGATCCGCAAGCCGGTCATCGTCGATTGCCAGGTGGCGAAGCTGGAGAATTGCTTCCCCATGGTGCCGTCGGGCGCCGCGCATAACGAGATCCTGCTCAACTCCAGGGATGCGGGTATCGAGCGCGCCGACGACCTGGCGCTCGTCTAG
- the miaA gene encoding tRNA (adenosine(37)-N6)-dimethylallyltransferase MiaA, with protein sequence MVLDIAMSSPLKDGARHRAIPCSRLQWLVPVTNLPKYGVMTPETRPQVILIAGPTASGKSAVSLVLAGRVGGEIVNADSMQIYRELPVLSAAPDAAERARVPHHLYGIASVRDPFSVARWAELAGKAIGGILDRGGTAIVTGGTGLYFRALLGGLSAVPPVDGDVRRQVRDLVLASGAAAGHALLAVEDPVMAERLQPGDGQRIARALEVVRSTGRSLAHWHEAVVEGPLAALDRRGRVGKFALLPPRDWLYERCDRRFDLMMTAGVLDEVAALPPADPDLTALKALGIPQLRAALAGEMAMGEAVKLAKTATRQYAKRQMTWFRNQCADWTILEEKQTERIVDLIFSKISRDGLTEK encoded by the coding sequence ATGGTCTTAGACATTGCGATGTCCTCTCCTCTTAAAGACGGCGCGCGCCACCGAGCGATTCCCTGCTCTCGTCTTCAGTGGCTTGTCCCCGTTACGAATTTACCGAAGTATGGTGTGATGACACCCGAGACGCGGCCTCAAGTTATTCTTATTGCCGGGCCCACCGCAAGTGGCAAATCGGCGGTCTCGCTGGTTCTCGCCGGGCGCGTGGGCGGCGAAATCGTCAACGCCGACAGCATGCAAATCTACCGCGAGTTGCCTGTGCTCAGCGCGGCGCCCGACGCGGCTGAGAGGGCGCGGGTACCACATCATCTGTACGGCATCGCGAGCGTGCGCGACCCGTTCTCGGTGGCGCGGTGGGCGGAACTGGCGGGGAAGGCCATCGGCGGCATCCTGGACCGGGGCGGGACTGCCATCGTTACCGGCGGCACGGGTCTCTATTTCCGGGCCCTGCTGGGCGGTCTTTCAGCGGTGCCGCCCGTCGACGGGGATGTGCGCAGGCAGGTGCGCGACCTTGTGCTTGCCTCGGGCGCCGCGGCCGGCCATGCGCTGCTGGCGGTTGAAGACCCGGTCATGGCCGAAAGACTGCAGCCCGGCGACGGTCAGCGGATTGCGCGGGCGCTCGAGGTGGTCCGGTCGACGGGGCGCTCGCTCGCGCATTGGCATGAAGCCGTCGTGGAGGGCCCGCTGGCGGCGCTGGACCGGCGGGGAAGGGTGGGCAAGTTCGCACTGCTCCCGCCGCGCGACTGGCTCTACGAGCGCTGCGACCGGCGGTTCGACCTGATGATGACGGCCGGCGTGCTGGACGAGGTGGCGGCATTGCCACCCGCTGACCCGGACCTGACCGCGCTGAAGGCGCTGGGCATTCCGCAGCTGCGCGCGGCGCTTGCCGGGGAGATGGCCATGGGCGAGGCGGTGAAGCTCGCCAAGACAGCGACGCGGCAATATGCCAAGCGGCAGATGACCTGGTTCCGCAACCAGTGCGCCGACTGGACCATTCTTGAAGAGAAACAAACGGAAAGAATTGTCGATCTGATCTTTTCAAAAATTTCACGAGATGGGTTGACGGAGAAATAA